The following is a genomic window from Bacteroidia bacterium.
TCCGCTGATATTCACCCACTCCACATCGAGCGCGATCAGATTGTCCGTCGTGTATACATCGCCCGTGCTTGATGCAGTATACAATTTTCTGACCTGTCCGGGCACGATCTCGATGTCCGTGATAATGCCGTTATTGGAGGCGAGTACGCCGTCAATCTTGCGCCAGGTCCTCCCGGTTTCAGGGTCGGTCAGATAATTGATTTGATTCGAGGCGGTGTAGAGGCGCTTGCCGTCGGCTGAGAGCGCCATCGGTCGGATCCAGTTAAAACGCTGATTTTGCAGTCCCTCACCGATGTACTCGTAGGTCGTCCCGCCGTCGAAAGTCCTGAAGGGCGTACTGTTCATGTTGAAGTAGAAATAGTCCGAACGTGACGGATCCACCGCAATGCGACCACCGTCACCGCCGCCGACGAAGAGCCATTCCTTTTGACCGGGAAGAGATTGTCGCAAATTGCTGTTGTCCTGCGTCCCTCCGTAGAGAAGGCGTGGATTGGAGGGCGCATAGGTGATGCTGTAGAATTGCGTCGTAGCCAGATTACCTGTACGCTCTGTCCAGTTATTTCCTCCGTCGCTGCTGATGAATACGCCGCCGTCGTTCCCGACAATGACGACATTTGGTTCATCTGGTTTGAAAGTGATATGATGCTGGTCGGCGTGCACATACGCCGGATTACTTCCGTCGCTTGTTCGTAATTCCCATCGCGATACTTTCGCGAAACCATCACCACCGTTACTGCTGCGGTACATGTCGATGCCGCCAAGCAGTACGTCGTTGGCATTAGCAGGGGATGCGGCAATACAAAGATCGTAATAGGCCTGTCCGCGGGTGAAGTTGTTGGGAACAGCGGAGCCTTTGCGCAGCCAGCTATCACCGCTGTTTGTCGAGACGAAAACGCCTTTGAAATCGGCGTCGCCTGATGCCAACAGCGCACGGTTGAGTGCAACCGCAGCATAGATTCGATTCGGATCCGCTTCGGTCACAGCAAGGACAATACGTCCGCAGGAGTCTCCCGGAGCGAAGTTTACGTCAAGCTTTCTCCAGGAAAAACGGTCCCCTCCGCTGGTTGACACGTAAATTCCGTTAGCGCTTCCGCCGTTATTGCTTCCCACGGCTGCATAGACCGTGGATGGATCACCGGGCTTGTATTGGACATCGGTGATAACACCGGAGAGAACGTTTACCCAGTTCTGACCGCCGTTCGTACTTTTAAACAGACGGTCTATCGTGGCGACAAGAATTGTGTCGGATGAAACGGGATTCAACGCGATGCGATGCACGGCGCTCGACGATGATGGCCAGGGCAGAAGTGTCCAGGATTGACCACCGTCGCCACTGCGGATGACCCCGACACCATCATAGAAGGGCGAGCCGTTGGATCGTCCAAAGCTGACGGAAATCGGTTCACCGGTTCCGGCATACAGGACATCAGGATTGTTCTTGTCAATAGCGATCGCGCCAACGGACAGCCGTGGTTGATTGTCCGAGAGTGGCATCCAGGTTCGGCCCAGGTCGCCACTTCTCCACACACCTCCCGAGGCCCCGCCGGCAATGAGCGTGTTCGTTTCCGTCGGATGTACCGCGACAGCGCGCATCCTCCCTCCGACGTTGATGGGGCCTTCCAGTACCCAGGTGTTCGATGCCGCGAAGGGCTTATACATTGCGCTCTGTGGCGAGGATGCGACAGATGCGTGTGCTTCCCACAGTTTCCTGTCGACGTTTATTCCCGCATTGCCTGAACTGCGTTGGAGGTAGTAGTACTCCAGCATCGCGGCGGCTTTTCGATATGGTTTTGATTCCTGAATGGGCGGTCCTGTCGGCGGCGCCATGAAACCCGGACGGGGATTGACCGTAAACAAAACGATCACCAGAGTGGTGAACAATAGTGTCAGGCTGAATGCGGGAACGCGGTGCAAAAGGTGCATGAGTTCTCTCCGGAACGAAAGCGGTGCGTCAGACAGTACCCGCACATGACGGGATAGTATCACAAGTTCCGAAATCCTGACGCGTGAAACAATGCCATTCGCACTGACCCGTCCCTCGGCGTGCCCTTTTGCACAATGAATGGAACCGTTACAAATTTGTTATAACAGAGTACATCAATCGGAGAATGCAATGACTCGTTTACGTGTCCGTATCACCGCACTTGGTTTCGTGTTTGCGGTCTGTCTTTCCACCGCCGTTGCGCAGGAAGAGTACACCATCGGGCAATTCCAGGGAGGATTGAATTTCATGCTAGGATTTCCGCAGGGTGAGTTCGATGAAAACGTCGATCAGGTCGGCTTCGGAATTAATGCTGATCTCGGCTACGTTTTCCCCAACCTGCCCGTCGTCGCGGGACTGACGGGCGGTGTCGCGACCTATGGCGACCGTACCTACAGAGTACCGTTCAACTCTCAGATTCAG
Proteins encoded in this region:
- a CDS encoding T9SS type A sorting domain-containing protein; translation: MHLLHRVPAFSLTLLFTTLVIVLFTVNPRPGFMAPPTGPPIQESKPYRKAAAMLEYYYLQRSSGNAGINVDRKLWEAHASVASSPQSAMYKPFAASNTWVLEGPINVGGRMRAVAVHPTETNTLIAGGASGGVWRSGDLGRTWMPLSDNQPRLSVGAIAIDKNNPDVLYAGTGEPISVSFGRSNGSPFYDGVGVIRSGDGGQSWTLLPWPSSSSAVHRIALNPVSSDTILVATIDRLFKSTNGGQNWVNVLSGVITDVQYKPGDPSTVYAAVGSNNGGSANGIYVSTSGGDRFSWRKLDVNFAPGDSCGRIVLAVTEADPNRIYAAVALNRALLASGDADFKGVFVSTNSGDSWLRKGSAVPNNFTRGQAYYDLCIAASPANANDVLLGGIDMYRSSNGGDGFAKVSRWELRTSDGSNPAYVHADQHHITFKPDEPNVVIVGNDGGVFISSDGGNNWTERTGNLATTQFYSITYAPSNPRLLYGGTQDNSNLRQSLPGQKEWLFVGGGDGGRIAVDPSRSDYFYFNMNSTPFRTFDGGTTYEYIGEGLQNQRFNWIRPMALSADGKRLYTASNQINYLTDPETGRTWRKIDGVLASNNGIITDIEIVPGQVRKLYTASSTGDVYTTDNLIALDVEWVNISGNLPKRWITDLHLDWTDSQTLYVCFSGYGVGHAWRTTNLGASWENISGDLPDIPANAIIPSRTEANTIFLATDLGVWYTTNGGTNWKQFGNGLPNVVCYDMKLTPLNTLVVGTFGRGIWSTDVTVTSVRPPASAISAFATLDIAPNPVLEGSTQFNFDLAVPGTVRISIYDAAGRLVSTAADNRYPSGRHSMRFSTGALRAGSYFAVLESGGERMTKKFAVLK